One Sphingomonas sabuli genomic region harbors:
- a CDS encoding NAD-dependent epimerase/dehydratase family protein encodes MTRVLITGTAGFIGFHLASLLLDEGLTVHGYDGMTDYYDVRLKQRRHQMLLQKPGFTATEAMLEDHDRLRSVIAEFQPDVIVHLAAQAGVRYSMEAPRAYIDSNIVGTLNVLEIARELGIQHLLMASTSSVYGANTDMPFSETEKADTQLSIYAATKKATESMAHSYAHLFGIPITMFRFFTVYGPWGRPDLALFKFVDAILDDRPIDVYNHGEMQRDFTYVADLVRAIRLLIDAVPPAAEGRGEVAASDSLSPVAPFRIVNIGNSEPVKLLDFIVEIEKCLGKESVRNYMGMQPGDVPATWADASLLQDLTGYRPQTGIGDGVAAFVDWFRDYYRK; translated from the coding sequence ATGACGCGCGTCCTCATCACGGGCACCGCCGGTTTCATCGGTTTCCACCTCGCGAGCCTGCTGCTCGACGAGGGGCTGACCGTGCACGGCTATGACGGGATGACCGATTATTACGACGTCCGGCTGAAGCAGCGGCGGCACCAGATGCTGCTGCAGAAACCCGGCTTCACCGCGACCGAGGCGATGCTCGAGGACCACGACCGGCTGCGTTCGGTAATCGCGGAGTTCCAGCCGGACGTGATCGTCCACCTCGCCGCCCAGGCGGGGGTGCGCTACAGCATGGAAGCGCCGCGGGCCTATATCGATTCCAACATCGTCGGCACGCTCAACGTGCTGGAAATCGCACGCGAGCTGGGCATCCAGCACCTGCTGATGGCGTCGACGTCGTCGGTCTATGGCGCCAACACCGACATGCCGTTCAGCGAGACCGAAAAGGCCGACACGCAGCTGAGCATCTATGCGGCGACCAAGAAGGCGACCGAAAGCATGGCGCACAGCTATGCGCACCTGTTCGGCATTCCCATCACCATGTTCCGGTTCTTCACCGTCTATGGGCCGTGGGGGCGGCCGGACCTGGCGCTGTTCAAGTTCGTCGACGCGATCCTCGATGACCGGCCGATCGACGTTTACAACCATGGCGAGATGCAACGCGACTTCACCTATGTCGCCGATCTTGTCCGCGCGATCCGCCTGCTGATCGACGCGGTCCCGCCGGCGGCCGAGGGGCGCGGCGAGGTCGCGGCCAGCGATTCCCTCAGTCCCGTGGCCCCGTTCCGGATCGTCAACATCGGCAACAGCGAGCCGGTCAAGCTGCTCGACTTCATCGTCGAGATCGAAAAGTGCCTAGGCAAGGAATCGGTCCGCAATTACATGGGCATGCAACCCGGCGACGTGCCCGCGACCTGGGCCGACGCAAGCTTGTTGCAGGACCTGACGGGATACCGGCCGCAAACCGGCATCGGCGACGGCGTCGCCGCCTTCGTCGACTGGTTCCGCGACTATTACCGGAAATAA
- a CDS encoding EF-hand domain-containing protein gives MLTRNLSLIALLAAAAVPAVAQAPAGEAPKSMTKAQMTASIDGRFGMIDTNKDGFLSKEEIGAVQQKVLQQASTARSAQIEAEFKKLDGDSNGSVTLAEFKNAVGQVKASETPDQVVAAIDTNKDGKIAAAEYRTGPLAQFDKLDVNKDGTLTQQEAAAGER, from the coding sequence GTGCTCACTCGCAACCTTTCGCTTATCGCTTTGCTTGCCGCCGCGGCCGTTCCCGCCGTTGCGCAGGCGCCTGCCGGCGAAGCGCCCAAGTCGATGACCAAGGCGCAGATGACCGCCAGCATCGACGGCCGCTTCGGCATGATCGACACCAACAAGGACGGCTTCCTCAGCAAGGAGGAAATCGGTGCGGTCCAGCAGAAGGTGCTGCAGCAGGCGAGCACCGCCCGCTCGGCGCAGATCGAAGCCGAGTTCAAGAAGCTCGACGGCGACAGCAACGGTTCGGTCACCCTGGCCGAATTCAAGAATGCCGTCGGCCAGGTGAAGGCCAGCGAAACCCCCGACCAGGTGGTCGCCGCGATCGACACCAACAAGGACGGCAAGATCGCCGCCGCCGAATATCGCACCGGCCCGCTGGCCCAGTTCGACAAGCTGGACGTCAACAAGGACGGCACGCTGACTCAGCAGGAAGCGGCCGCCGGCGAACGCTAG
- the thiC gene encoding phosphomethylpyrimidine synthase ThiC — MADIPARTELKVTTGPIRGSRKIHVEGHSTSSGQAGVRVAMRAVDLEPSSGDPPVSLYDTSGPYTDPQARIDIMAGLPELRRDWIRARGDVEEVAQRDVKPEDNGQLGPDRSGGVAPFPNVRKRVLRARPGHNVTQMHYARRGIVTPEMEYVAIRENLGRQQAADAIRDGEDFGAAIPDFVTPEFVRDEVARGRAIIPNNINHPESEPMAIGRNFLVKINANIGNSAVASDVASEVDKMVWSIRWGADTVMDLSTGRNIHDTREWIVRNSPVPIGTVPIYQALEKVGGIAEDLTWEIFADTLIEQAEQGVDYFTIHAGVRLPYVPMTAKRVTGIVSRGGSIMAKWCLAHHKESFLYERFEEICEIMKAYDVAFSLGDGLRPGSISDANDEAQFAELYTLGELTRTAWKHDCQVMIEGPGHVPMHKIKVNMDKQLEACGEAPFYTLGPLVTDVAPGYDHITSGIGAAMIGWFGTAMLCYVTPKEHLGLPDRDDVKVGVVTYKLAAHAADLAKGHPAARAWDDALSKARFEFRWRDQFNLSLDPETAEQYHDQTLPAEGAKTAHFCSMCGPKFCSMKITQEVRDFAAKQEAGLLNNSFVPSEGFPERSRGVEGREQDVGEAKSPLQKAGGAGGGPIDLAEAEAGMEAMSRAYNEGGRELYIGQGRREHD; from the coding sequence ATGGCGGACATTCCTGCCCGTACCGAACTGAAAGTCACCACCGGCCCCATCCGCGGGTCGCGCAAGATCCACGTCGAAGGCCATTCGACAAGCTCAGGACAAGCCGGGGTCCGCGTCGCGATGCGCGCCGTCGACCTCGAACCGTCGTCCGGCGACCCGCCCGTCAGCCTCTACGACACGTCCGGCCCCTACACCGACCCGCAGGCGCGGATCGACATCATGGCCGGCCTGCCCGAACTTCGCCGCGACTGGATCCGCGCCCGCGGCGATGTCGAGGAGGTCGCCCAGCGCGACGTGAAGCCCGAAGACAACGGCCAGCTCGGCCCGGACCGCAGCGGCGGCGTCGCGCCCTTCCCCAACGTCCGCAAGCGCGTGCTCCGCGCCCGCCCCGGCCACAATGTCACGCAGATGCACTACGCCCGCCGCGGCATCGTCACGCCCGAGATGGAATATGTCGCCATCCGTGAGAATCTCGGCCGGCAGCAGGCGGCGGATGCCATCCGCGACGGCGAGGACTTCGGCGCTGCCATCCCCGATTTCGTCACCCCCGAATTCGTCCGCGACGAGGTCGCCCGCGGCCGCGCCATCATCCCCAACAACATCAACCACCCCGAATCCGAGCCGATGGCGATCGGCCGCAACTTCCTGGTCAAGATCAACGCCAACATCGGCAACAGCGCGGTCGCGTCCGACGTCGCGTCCGAAGTCGACAAGATGGTGTGGTCGATCCGCTGGGGCGCGGACACGGTCATGGACCTGTCGACCGGCCGCAACATCCACGACACCCGCGAATGGATCGTCCGCAATTCGCCGGTCCCCATCGGCACCGTCCCCATCTACCAGGCGCTGGAAAAGGTCGGCGGCATCGCCGAGGACCTGACGTGGGAGATTTTCGCCGACACGCTGATCGAACAGGCCGAACAGGGCGTCGACTATTTCACCATCCACGCCGGGGTCCGCCTGCCCTACGTGCCGATGACCGCCAAGCGCGTCACCGGTATCGTCAGCCGCGGCGGCTCGATCATGGCCAAATGGTGCCTCGCCCACCACAAGGAGAGCTTCCTCTACGAACGGTTCGAGGAAATCTGCGAGATCATGAAGGCCTATGACGTCGCCTTCTCGCTCGGCGACGGCCTTCGCCCCGGCTCCATCTCCGACGCCAATGACGAGGCCCAGTTCGCCGAGCTCTACACCCTTGGCGAGCTGACCAGGACCGCGTGGAAGCACGATTGCCAGGTGATGATCGAAGGCCCCGGCCACGTGCCGATGCACAAGATCAAGGTGAACATGGACAAGCAGCTGGAGGCGTGCGGCGAAGCGCCCTTCTACACCCTCGGGCCGCTCGTCACCGACGTCGCCCCCGGCTACGATCACATCACTAGCGGAATCGGCGCGGCGATGATCGGCTGGTTCGGCACGGCGATGCTTTGCTACGTCACGCCCAAGGAGCACCTCGGCCTCCCCGACCGCGACGACGTCAAAGTCGGCGTCGTCACCTACAAGCTGGCCGCCCACGCCGCCGACCTCGCGAAGGGCCACCCCGCCGCCCGGGCGTGGGACGACGCGCTAAGCAAGGCGCGCTTCGAATTCCGCTGGCGCGACCAGTTCAACCTGTCGCTCGACCCCGAAACGGCGGAGCAATATCACGACCAGACGTTGCCGGCGGAAGGGGCGAAGACCGCCCACTTCTGCTCGATGTGCGGCCCGAAGTTCTGCTCGATGAAGATCACGCAAGAAGTGAGGGACTTCGCCGCCAAGCAGGAAGCCGGATTACTCAACAACTCGTTCGTCCCGAGCGAAGGCTTTCCCGAGCGGAGCCGAGGGGTCGAGGGGCGCGAGCAGGACGTAGGCGAAGCCAAATCCCCCCTCCAGAAAGCGGGAGGGGCCGGGGGAGGGCCTATCGACTTGGCCGAAGCCGAGGCGGGCATGGAAGCCATGAGCCGCGCCTACAACGAAGGCGGCCGCGAGCTGTACATCGGCCAGGGCAGACGGGAGCACGATTAG
- a CDS encoding phosphoribosyltransferase-like protein, which produces MATLNETADNLAAIIRDYRSGEVPEPDRNHVLKWVSQFAEAAQLPILTELCHVFGQTYLSKDKAKQFLSGVFQTADLAGQDQCAFWANANIMDIQLGGNSQSEVRDLFGTVLEEKCGFGLDGTGKAGDVFIYLDDGIFTGNRVRRDLENWLASAPAKAQVHVVAFAVHRGTYFAQNELGKAIRESGKDIAVKWWHMIHLEDRKTYTDKSDVLRPVSIPADPRVQAYVASMKYAPHLRAAGQVGGLGIFSSDTGRQLLETEFLKAGAKIREDSPLLGESQRPLGHMTLDTLGFGSTIVTFRNCPNNAPLALWAGDPWYPLFPRKTNSTTSFEKSFGSWD; this is translated from the coding sequence ATGGCCACGCTCAACGAAACAGCCGATAACCTAGCTGCGATTATTCGCGATTACCGATCCGGCGAAGTTCCGGAGCCGGACCGTAACCACGTGCTGAAGTGGGTTTCGCAATTTGCGGAGGCGGCCCAATTGCCGATCCTCACTGAGCTGTGCCACGTTTTTGGTCAAACTTATCTGTCCAAGGATAAGGCAAAGCAATTTCTGAGCGGCGTTTTCCAGACGGCAGATTTGGCTGGCCAAGATCAATGCGCGTTTTGGGCAAATGCGAATATTATGGACATCCAACTCGGCGGGAATAGCCAGTCCGAGGTCCGTGACCTGTTCGGCACGGTTCTCGAAGAGAAATGTGGCTTTGGCTTGGATGGAACGGGCAAAGCTGGAGACGTATTCATCTATCTCGATGACGGCATTTTTACCGGCAATCGCGTACGCCGCGATCTTGAGAATTGGTTGGCTAGTGCACCAGCGAAAGCTCAGGTTCACGTGGTAGCTTTCGCAGTGCACCGAGGGACCTATTTTGCTCAGAACGAACTAGGCAAGGCGATTAGGGAATCGGGAAAAGACATAGCTGTAAAGTGGTGGCACATGATCCATCTTGAGGATCGAAAGACCTACACTGACAAATCCGACGTGCTTAGGCCGGTTTCCATTCCTGCTGATCCGAGAGTGCAGGCGTACGTCGCTTCGATGAAGTACGCGCCACATCTTCGTGCCGCAGGACAAGTCGGCGGCCTTGGTATTTTCTCTTCGGATACCGGTCGGCAGCTTTTGGAAACTGAATTTCTGAAGGCAGGAGCAAAAATTCGAGAGGACTCGCCATTACTTGGCGAGAGCCAGCGACCGTTGGGGCATATGACTCTCGACACGCTCGGTTTTGGATCGACAATTGTCACTTTTCGGAACTGCCCGAATAATGCGCCATTGGCTCTTTGGGCCGGTGATCCTTGGTACCCACTTTTCCCGCGCAAGACGAATTCGACGACTTCGTTTGAGAAAAGTTTTGGGTCGTGGGACTAA
- a CDS encoding NADAR family protein, with amino-acid sequence MGLNFDHLENQVRTYAPSDSAVFWKTREKFGGLSNMAAGFPLLVNGVKIRTSEALYQAMRFPTRPDVQELILGEISPMTAKMRSKPFREFTRDDWSSVRVPIMRWCLRLKLYQNWEKFGHALRETGSLPIVEKKTKHADFWGAKYVEPDELIGPNILGRLLMELRDDLEQMPSPPEHLAPLNLKQFLLLGREIEAVRIVQSPVSILF; translated from the coding sequence GTGGGACTAAATTTCGATCATCTTGAGAATCAAGTACGGACGTACGCGCCCTCAGATTCTGCTGTTTTCTGGAAAACGCGGGAGAAATTTGGTGGGTTGTCTAACATGGCTGCCGGATTTCCACTTCTGGTAAACGGTGTGAAAATTCGTACGTCTGAAGCCCTCTATCAGGCGATGCGATTTCCGACCCGACCGGATGTCCAAGAGCTGATTTTGGGTGAGATAAGCCCGATGACAGCAAAGATGCGCAGCAAGCCTTTTCGAGAGTTTACGCGAGACGATTGGTCCTCCGTGCGCGTACCCATCATGAGATGGTGCTTACGCCTCAAGCTCTATCAGAACTGGGAGAAATTTGGCCACGCTTTGAGGGAGACAGGAAGCCTCCCAATCGTCGAAAAGAAAACGAAGCACGCGGACTTCTGGGGAGCGAAATACGTAGAACCTGATGAGCTCATCGGACCCAATATCTTGGGCCGATTGCTGATGGAATTACGAGATGATCTGGAGCAAATGCCCAGCCCACCTGAGCATCTAGCGCCATTAAATTTAAAGCAGTTCTTGCTTCTCGGGCGCGAGATTGAGGCGGTTCGCATCGTACAATCTCCCGTCTCCATATTATTTTGA
- a CDS encoding DUF1993 family protein has product MTITDLLIPTCRNMLATLRGLLDTAAAQLGGEAADALMAARLAPDMYPLATQVRFACVQAQEGPLRLMGRSLDPIQPLLDEGRCAGERPGTLADARVRIDEALAFLDTLPADALDGEPGDAPMAVTLPMGLTFDLTRLAFARDWAIGQFYFHVLAAYAILRANGVAIGKKDYVRHMFAYVRQPAAG; this is encoded by the coding sequence ATGACCATCACCGACCTGCTCATCCCCACCTGCCGCAACATGCTCGCCACCCTTCGCGGGCTGCTCGACACGGCGGCGGCGCAGCTGGGCGGCGAGGCGGCCGACGCGCTGATGGCTGCGCGGCTGGCGCCGGACATGTATCCGCTGGCGACGCAGGTGCGCTTTGCCTGCGTCCAGGCGCAGGAGGGGCCGCTGCGGCTGATGGGCCGCTCGCTCGATCCGATCCAGCCGTTGCTGGACGAGGGGCGGTGTGCCGGGGAACGGCCCGGCACGCTGGCCGACGCCCGCGTCCGCATCGATGAGGCTTTGGCCTTTCTCGACACCCTGCCGGCGGACGCGCTCGACGGCGAACCGGGCGATGCGCCGATGGCGGTGACCCTGCCGATGGGCCTGACCTTCGACCTCACCCGCTTGGCGTTCGCGCGCGACTGGGCGATCGGGCAATTCTATTTCCACGTCCTGGCCGCCTATGCGATCCTCCGCGCGAACGGCGTGGCGATCGGCAAGAAAGATTACGTGCGGCACATGTTCGCCTACGTCCGGCAACCCGCCGCCGGCTGA
- a CDS encoding YbhB/YbcL family Raf kinase inhibitor-like protein translates to MLEKLPHWIGSALANVRAGHDKLAIATLYLAGTARLDVTSPAFAAGGRLPVRFTADGAGVSPPLLWRGVPDGTHSLALIVEDPDAPAPRPFVHAVVTAIDPALPGLDEGAIRADGDAAGEADGDTGRNSYLQEGWLPPDPPTGHGSHDYVFQLFALAAPAGDQAEGRPNAGRSDFRDVIDGRILAAGILVGTYSRGQEADAGPAGAAVASAPAG, encoded by the coding sequence ATGCTAGAAAAACTTCCCCACTGGATCGGTTCGGCGCTGGCCAATGTTCGCGCCGGCCATGACAAGCTGGCCATCGCCACCCTCTACCTTGCCGGCACCGCGCGGCTCGACGTGACCAGCCCGGCCTTCGCCGCCGGCGGACGCTTGCCGGTGCGTTTCACCGCCGACGGCGCGGGCGTATCCCCGCCGTTGCTGTGGCGCGGCGTTCCGGACGGCACGCACAGCCTAGCGCTGATCGTCGAGGATCCGGACGCGCCCGCGCCCCGGCCCTTCGTCCATGCCGTGGTCACCGCGATCGACCCGGCGCTGCCCGGCCTCGACGAGGGCGCGATCCGCGCCGACGGCGACGCCGCTGGCGAGGCCGACGGCGATACCGGCCGCAACAGCTACCTGCAGGAAGGCTGGCTGCCGCCCGACCCGCCGACCGGCCACGGGTCGCACGATTACGTGTTTCAGCTGTTCGCGCTCGCCGCCCCCGCCGGCGACCAGGCGGAGGGCAGGCCCAACGCCGGACGGTCGGACTTCCGCGACGTGATCGACGGCCGCATCCTCGCCGCCGGGATCCTTGTCGGCACCTATTCGCGCGGGCAGGAAGCGGACGCCGGTCCCGCCGGTGCCGCCGTGGCCAGCGCGCCGGCCGGATGA
- a CDS encoding SDR family NAD(P)-dependent oxidoreductase: protein MAKLKDKVAIVTGASKGIGAGIARSLAAEGASVVVNYASSKDGADAVVNAIKGQGGKAIAVKGDISNEAEAAALVDAAIGEFGQIDILVNNSGVYGFSAIENVDVDEYRRQFDINVLGTLLTTKAAVPHLKSGASVINISSNITSVLVPESAIYSGTKGAVDAITGVLAKELAPRGIRVNAILPGYTETEGTGAAGISGTDFVDQIVAQTPLGRAGHPDDVAKVAVFLASNDSGWLTGEKVNASGGMR from the coding sequence ATGGCAAAGCTCAAGGACAAGGTCGCAATCGTCACCGGCGCATCGAAGGGCATTGGCGCCGGCATCGCCAGATCGCTCGCCGCCGAAGGCGCGTCGGTCGTCGTCAATTACGCATCCAGCAAGGACGGCGCCGACGCGGTCGTCAATGCCATCAAGGGGCAGGGCGGCAAGGCCATCGCGGTCAAGGGCGACATCAGCAACGAGGCCGAGGCTGCGGCGCTGGTCGATGCGGCGATCGGCGAGTTTGGGCAGATCGACATCCTCGTCAACAACAGCGGCGTTTACGGCTTTTCCGCCATCGAAAATGTCGATGTCGACGAATATCGCCGCCAGTTCGACATCAACGTGCTCGGCACCCTGCTGACCACCAAGGCCGCGGTCCCGCACCTCAAGTCCGGGGCCAGCGTGATCAACATTTCGTCCAACATCACCAGCGTGCTGGTCCCGGAATCGGCGATCTACAGCGGCACCAAGGGCGCGGTCGATGCGATCACCGGCGTGCTGGCCAAGGAGCTGGCGCCGCGCGGCATCCGGGTCAACGCGATCCTGCCCGGCTATACCGAAACCGAAGGCACCGGCGCGGCGGGCATCAGCGGCACCGACTTCGTCGACCAGATCGTCGCCCAGACCCCGCTTGGCCGGGCCGGCCATCCGGACGACGTGGCGAAGGTCGCGGTCTTCCTGGCGTCGAACGACAGCGGTTGGCTCACCGGCGAAAAGGTCAATGCCAGCGGCGGGATGCGTTAA
- a CDS encoding ArsR/SmtB family transcription factor produces the protein MLHPPADALRAEAILHALADPERAAIFAEIAGSECVERCSNLADTGNRVIPKSSLSQHFKILREAGLIRSERQGVELRNYSRCSEIDERFPGLLKSILSAYQSQQG, from the coding sequence ATGCTTCATCCCCCCGCCGACGCGCTCCGCGCTGAGGCAATCCTGCACGCGCTGGCCGATCCGGAGCGCGCGGCTATCTTTGCCGAGATTGCGGGAAGCGAGTGCGTCGAGCGCTGTTCCAACCTGGCCGACACGGGCAACCGGGTCATTCCCAAGTCGTCGCTGTCCCAGCATTTCAAGATCCTGCGCGAAGCCGGCCTGATCCGGTCGGAGCGTCAGGGTGTTGAACTGCGCAATTATTCGCGCTGTTCGGAAATCGACGAGCGCTTCCCCGGCCTGCTCAAATCGATCCTGTCGGCCTATCAGAGCCAGCAGGGCTGA
- a CDS encoding DUF3833 family protein, with the protein MRATRIALLIALTGLSGCVTMPRIAAPPVAAAVAPPFDPMTFFNGRLTGEGRLKKLFSGTVATAVESHGRVEHGVLYLTQTVREGAKPAETRTWSIRQVGPGRYAGKLDKTPNPIAGEAAGNRLHLSFVTRSGYAADQWLTLAPDGRSAYNEMRVRKFGIQVAALSEVIRKAD; encoded by the coding sequence ATGCGTGCTACCCGGATCGCTTTGCTGATCGCCCTCACCGGCCTGTCGGGATGCGTAACCATGCCGCGCATCGCCGCCCCGCCGGTCGCCGCGGCGGTCGCGCCGCCGTTCGATCCGATGACGTTCTTCAACGGGCGTCTGACCGGTGAAGGGCGGCTGAAAAAGCTGTTTTCCGGCACCGTGGCGACGGCGGTCGAGAGCCATGGCCGGGTCGAACATGGCGTGCTTTATCTCACCCAGACGGTGCGCGAGGGCGCCAAACCGGCCGAGACGCGGACCTGGTCGATCCGGCAGGTCGGCCCGGGACGCTATGCCGGCAAGCTCGACAAAACGCCCAATCCCATCGCCGGGGAGGCGGCCGGCAACCGTCTCCACCTCTCCTTCGTCACCAGGAGCGGCTATGCCGCTGACCAGTGGCTGACGCTCGCGCCCGATGGGCGCAGCGCGTACAACGAAATGCGCGTCCGCAAGTTCGGCATTCAGGTCGCGGCGTTGAGCGAAGTTATCCGCAAGGCGGATTGA
- a CDS encoding YaiI/YqxD family protein, producing MSGLRILVDADACPVKDEVYKVAWRHGTPVKVVSNARIRVPDHPLVERVLVSDAFDAADDWIADAADERAVVITGDILLADRALKKGATVLAHTGKPFTAASIGGAIATRAIMADLRAGADGITGGPPPFAKADRSRFLQSLDAALVRLARLG from the coding sequence TTGAGCGGCCTTCGCATCCTGGTCGATGCCGACGCCTGCCCGGTCAAGGACGAGGTCTACAAGGTCGCCTGGCGCCACGGGACGCCGGTGAAGGTAGTCAGCAACGCACGAATCCGGGTACCCGACCATCCGCTGGTCGAACGCGTGCTGGTCTCCGACGCGTTCGATGCCGCGGACGACTGGATCGCCGACGCCGCCGACGAACGCGCGGTGGTAATAACCGGCGACATCCTGCTGGCCGATCGCGCGCTGAAGAAGGGGGCAACTGTGCTGGCTCACACCGGCAAGCCGTTCACCGCCGCAAGCATCGGCGGCGCCATCGCCACCCGCGCAATCATGGCCGACCTGCGCGCCGGCGCCGACGGCATCACCGGCGGGCCGCCGCCGTTCGCGAAAGCCGACCGTTCGCGTTTCCTGCAGTCGCTCGACGCGGCGCTCGTGCGGCTGGCGCGCTTGGGCTGA
- a CDS encoding DUF1810 domain-containing protein codes for MPADDPFLLQRFVDAQADGVYEQALAELRAGEKRSHWMWFIFPQHRNQGRSGTALYYGLSGPDEAAAYLAHPLLGPRLREATAAVRDQLAGGNSLQRLFGSVDAMKFNSSMEIFGL; via the coding sequence ATGCCGGCTGACGACCCCTTCCTGCTCCAGCGCTTCGTGGATGCGCAGGCCGACGGCGTGTACGAACAGGCGCTGGCCGAACTTCGCGCCGGCGAGAAGCGCAGCCACTGGATGTGGTTCATCTTCCCGCAGCACCGCAATCAGGGGCGCAGCGGCACTGCGCTCTATTACGGCTTGTCGGGGCCAGACGAAGCGGCCGCCTATCTCGCCCATCCCCTGCTCGGTCCGCGGTTGCGCGAAGCGACCGCGGCCGTCCGCGACCAACTTGCCGGCGGTAACAGCCTGCAGCGGCTGTTCGGCAGTGTCGACGCGATGAAGTTCAACTCGTCGATGGAGATTTTCGGGCTTTGA
- a CDS encoding DoxX family protein, with product MLRTVVRLLLAGFYFIAGVGHFAYPEALLSITPAWVPQPGLVIAATGAAEIAGAIGLVQPWSKQLRRSAGIGLALYALCVFPANINHMIIDLARDRPQLGWAYHGPRMLLQPLLIWLALWVSKAPRHAG from the coding sequence TTGCTTCGGACGGTGGTCCGGCTGTTGCTCGCCGGATTCTACTTCATCGCCGGCGTCGGCCACTTTGCCTACCCAGAGGCTTTGCTGTCGATCACGCCCGCTTGGGTGCCGCAACCAGGCCTGGTCATCGCCGCCACCGGCGCAGCGGAAATCGCGGGCGCGATCGGGCTGGTCCAGCCCTGGTCGAAGCAGCTGCGCCGTTCGGCCGGCATCGGCCTCGCGCTTTATGCGCTGTGCGTATTCCCGGCGAACATCAACCACATGATCATCGACCTCGCCCGCGACCGGCCGCAGCTCGGCTGGGCCTATCATGGACCGCGCATGCTCCTGCAGCCGCTGCTGATCTGGCTCGCCTTGTGGGTCAGCAAGGCCCCGCGCCATGCCGGCTGA
- a CDS encoding PRC-barrel domain-containing protein yields the protein METTTRDNETNVLDKNETRRLIASDKVEGTTVYDKAGEKIGTVRKVMIGKMDGRVHYVVMGFGGLFGMGEDNYPLPWDSLDYDTKVDGYKMKSLSKDDLDKDKAPSFGRNEEPDWSEDYDRKIRMYYIRTA from the coding sequence ATGGAGACCACCACACGCGACAATGAAACCAACGTTCTCGACAAAAACGAAACCCGGCGCCTGATCGCATCGGACAAGGTCGAGGGCACGACGGTCTACGATAAGGCCGGCGAGAAGATCGGCACCGTTCGCAAGGTGATGATCGGCAAGATGGACGGCCGCGTCCATTATGTCGTGATGGGCTTTGGCGGGCTGTTCGGCATGGGCGAAGACAATTACCCGCTGCCGTGGGACAGCCTCGACTACGACACCAAGGTCGACGGCTACAAGATGAAGAGCCTGTCGAAGGACGACCTCGACAAGGACAAGGCGCCCAGCTTTGGCCGCAACGAGGAACCGGACTGGTCGGAAGATTATGACCGCAAGATCCGGATGTATTACATCCGCACCGCCTGA
- a CDS encoding murein L,D-transpeptidase catalytic domain family protein → MRWGTIGAGAAMVSSAASSAGLPSMILQPPAPVTPPLGLAPQAPAGINPQLFQRAKAALDQHRIRYRDHMGIVDFGLASAQPRFHVVDIRSGAVESYTVTHGKGSDPAHCGYLEQFSNAAGSEATSNGTYTTDEYYYGKHGLSLKLNGLDWSNNNAMNRAIVIHSAWYAEPNNIAEHGKLGRSQGCFAFSRHDQWLVMQKLAGGRMIFADKMA, encoded by the coding sequence TTGCGTTGGGGAACGATCGGCGCGGGAGCGGCGATGGTCTCTTCCGCGGCCTCCTCGGCCGGACTTCCCTCGATGATCCTGCAGCCACCGGCGCCCGTCACGCCGCCGCTCGGCCTTGCTCCGCAAGCGCCCGCGGGCATCAATCCGCAACTGTTCCAGCGCGCCAAGGCTGCGCTCGACCAGCACCGGATCCGCTATCGCGACCACATGGGCATCGTCGATTTCGGCCTGGCGTCGGCTCAGCCGCGCTTTCACGTCGTCGACATCCGCTCCGGCGCGGTCGAAAGCTACACCGTCACGCACGGGAAGGGCTCGGATCCCGCGCATTGCGGTTACCTGGAGCAATTCTCCAACGCCGCCGGTTCGGAAGCCACGTCCAACGGGACCTACACCACCGACGAATATTATTATGGCAAGCATGGCCTGTCGCTGAAGCTCAACGGCCTCGACTGGTCGAACAACAATGCCATGAACCGGGCGATCGTCATTCACAGCGCCTGGTATGCCGAACCGAACAACATTGCCGAACATGGCAAGCTGGGCCGCAGCCAGGGCTGCTTTGCCTTCAGCCGCCACGACCAGTGGCTGGTGATGCAGAAGCTTGCCGGCGGCCGCATGATATTCGCCGACAAGATGGCGTAA